A window of the Cynocephalus volans isolate mCynVol1 chromosome 10, mCynVol1.pri, whole genome shotgun sequence genome harbors these coding sequences:
- the PIP4K2B gene encoding phosphatidylinositol 5-phosphate 4-kinase type-2 beta isoform X3 encodes MLMPDDFKAYSKIKVDNHLFNKENLPSRFKFKEYCPMVFRNLRERFGIDDQDYQNSVTRSAPINSDSQGRCGTRFLTTYDRRFVIKTVSSEDVAEMHNILKKYHQFIVECHGNTLLPQFLGMYRLTVDGVETYMVVTRNVFSHRLTVHRKYDLKGSTVAREASDKEKAKDLPTFKDNDFLNEGQKLHVGEESKKNFLEKLKRDVEFLAQLKIMDYSLLVGIHDVDRAEQEEMEVEERAEDEECENDGVGSSLLCSYGTPPDSPGNLLSFPRFFGPGEFDPSVDVYAMKSHESAPKKEVYFMAIIDILTPYDAKKKAAHAAKTVKHGAGAEISTVNPEQYSKRFNEFMSNILT; translated from the exons ATGCTAATGCCAGATGACTTCAAAGCCTACAGCAAGATCAAAGTGGACAATCATCTCTTCAATAA GGAGAACCTCCCCAGCCGCTTTAAGTTTAAGGAGTACTGCCCCATGGTGTTCCGAAATCTCCGGGAGAGGTTTGGGATTGACGATCAGGATTACCAG AACTCAGTGACGCGCAGTGCCCCCATCAACAGTGACAGCCAGGGCCGGTGCGGCACACGTTTTCTCACCACCTACGACCGGCGATTTGTCATCAAGACTGTGTCGAGTGAGGACGTGGCCGAGATGCACAACATATTAAAGAAATACCACCAG TTCATAGTGGAGTGTCACGGCAACACCCTTTTGCCACAGTTCCTGGGCATGTACCGCCTGACTGTGGATGGTGTGGAAACCTACATGGTGGTCACTAGGAATGTATTCAGCCATCGTCTCACTGTACACCGCAAGTATGATCTCAAG GGTTCTACTGTTGCCAGAGAAGCGAGTGACAAGGAGAAG GCCAAGGACTTGCCAACATTCAAAGACAATGACTTCCTCAACGAAGGGCAGAAGCTGCACGTGGGAGAGGAGAGTAAAAAGAACTTCCTGGAGAAACTAAAGCGGGACGTTGAG TTCCTGGCCCAGCTGAAGATCATGGACTACAGTCTGCTGGTGGGCATCCATGATGTGGACCGGGCTGAGCAGGAGGAGATGGAAGTGGAGGAACGGGCAGAGGACGAGGAGTGTGAGAACGATGGGGTGGGCAGCAGCCTGCTCTGCTCCTACGGCACACCTCCAGATAGCCCTGGCAACCTCCTCAGCTTTCCCCGGTTCTTTGGTCCTGGGGAATTCGACCCCTCTGTTGATGTCTACGCCATGAAAAGCCATGAAA GTGCCCCCAAGAAGGAGGTTTATTTCATGGCCATCATTGATATCCTTACACCATACGATGCTAAGAAGAAAGCTGCACATGCTGCTAAAACAGTGAAACACGGG GCAGGGGCCGAGATCTCGACTGTGAACCCTGAGCAGTACTCCAAACGCTTCAACGAGTTCATGTCCAACATCCTGACGTAG
- the PIP4K2B gene encoding phosphatidylinositol 5-phosphate 4-kinase type-2 beta isoform X2, translating into MINELSNVPVPVMLMPDDFKAYSKIKVDNHLFNKENLPSRFKFKEYCPMVFRNLRERFGIDDQDYQNSVTRSAPINSDSQGRCGTRFLTTYDRRFVIKTVSSEDVAEMHNILKKYHQFIVECHGNTLLPQFLGMYRLTVDGVETYMVVTRNVFSHRLTVHRKYDLKGSTVAREASDKEKAKDLPTFKDNDFLNEGQKLHVGEESKKNFLEKLKRDVEFLAQLKIMDYSLLVGIHDVDRAEQEEMEVEERAEDEECENDGVGSSLLCSYGTPPDSPGNLLSFPRFFGPGEFDPSVDVYAMKSHESAPKKEVYFMAIIDILTPYDAKKKAAHAAKTVKHGAGAEISTVNPEQYSKRFNEFMSNILT; encoded by the exons ATCAATGAGCTGAGCAATGTCCCTGTCCCTGTCATGCTAATGCCAGATGACTTCAAAGCCTACAGCAAGATCAAAGTGGACAATCATCTCTTCAATAA GGAGAACCTCCCCAGCCGCTTTAAGTTTAAGGAGTACTGCCCCATGGTGTTCCGAAATCTCCGGGAGAGGTTTGGGATTGACGATCAGGATTACCAG AACTCAGTGACGCGCAGTGCCCCCATCAACAGTGACAGCCAGGGCCGGTGCGGCACACGTTTTCTCACCACCTACGACCGGCGATTTGTCATCAAGACTGTGTCGAGTGAGGACGTGGCCGAGATGCACAACATATTAAAGAAATACCACCAG TTCATAGTGGAGTGTCACGGCAACACCCTTTTGCCACAGTTCCTGGGCATGTACCGCCTGACTGTGGATGGTGTGGAAACCTACATGGTGGTCACTAGGAATGTATTCAGCCATCGTCTCACTGTACACCGCAAGTATGATCTCAAG GGTTCTACTGTTGCCAGAGAAGCGAGTGACAAGGAGAAG GCCAAGGACTTGCCAACATTCAAAGACAATGACTTCCTCAACGAAGGGCAGAAGCTGCACGTGGGAGAGGAGAGTAAAAAGAACTTCCTGGAGAAACTAAAGCGGGACGTTGAG TTCCTGGCCCAGCTGAAGATCATGGACTACAGTCTGCTGGTGGGCATCCATGATGTGGACCGGGCTGAGCAGGAGGAGATGGAAGTGGAGGAACGGGCAGAGGACGAGGAGTGTGAGAACGATGGGGTGGGCAGCAGCCTGCTCTGCTCCTACGGCACACCTCCAGATAGCCCTGGCAACCTCCTCAGCTTTCCCCGGTTCTTTGGTCCTGGGGAATTCGACCCCTCTGTTGATGTCTACGCCATGAAAAGCCATGAAA GTGCCCCCAAGAAGGAGGTTTATTTCATGGCCATCATTGATATCCTTACACCATACGATGCTAAGAAGAAAGCTGCACATGCTGCTAAAACAGTGAAACACGGG GCAGGGGCCGAGATCTCGACTGTGAACCCTGAGCAGTACTCCAAACGCTTCAACGAGTTCATGTCCAACATCCTGACGTAG